Sequence from the Vanacampus margaritifer isolate UIUO_Vmar chromosome 18, RoL_Vmar_1.0, whole genome shotgun sequence genome:
TCAGTTCGGGCTTGCTGTCATTTTTGTCTTCTAGTCACTTGAAGGTCTTCACTGACGAGAAGTTGAAAGATTTCTGTAagtctctgctgccacctctcGACAAAAAAGCGTCACTGCAGAGGAGAACGTAATGATAGCAGTTATACAATTTGTCCACAAGACGGCAGTATAGCCTTATTTGTGTGCAGTTACGTGCTGAGCCAAGAGACGAACGTCTGTCAGAGAATAAAAGATGAGCTTGCAACATAAATGTTCCTGTGTGACTTCTTGAATAACACAAGGCAGAACATTACAGGCAATCTGATCGTGTTTACATCGAACTGACTTGGCAAATCACATCGTTTGACACTGTGACGACGTCTTCATGGGCCGTCAGAAAAAACTGTTCCGGTGTCGCTTTTATACATCAACAATGACCGATACAGATTGTGTTTCTTTATTTGCCTTTTACAACGCCGATCCTTAGTATGCATATAAAAATGCTAATTGGATTACAACTTCAGGTGGAAAGtaggtattttttaaatgaagtcgTCAACCAAGTCCTACTATGTCATTTAATTTGAAGGAGGTTACGCTCACCGGAAGTGATGTTTGTGTGACGTAGGGAGTTTGAAGTCCAACTCGGCCAGGCAGTCGACCTGCGGTAGGTCACAGGAAAGAACAACGAAGCCGGACGATCGATGGAAATCTGACAACAGCGTGTGTTTTCCTTTTCCGTTGATGTTAGCCTCAAGTTTAACTTCGGGCTAACCAGCCGTCGTTAGCATGCAACGCGAGCAGCTCGTCAAGAGATGTTGGGAGCCGGAATTGGATATTTGGAGTTGCAGACCGGTGCGTGACAAGCGCGTGCTCCACTAAATGTCGGTAACGTCATattgtcatcattattatttcatgTGCGTGACGTCTTTTTCTATTCTGGCGTGTGTTGAAATGTTGGTGCAGAAGAAGCGGGTCCGTTTGGAGGCGGGACTTACGGACGGTGGCGGTCCAATGGAAACACTTCCCGCTTTGCTTCGAACTCATCGGGAGGACGAGAAGAGGGGCGGGCAAACGGAAAGAGGGGAGCAGGTCAGTTCTGGTTTCTATGACGACGTTTCATTCAGACGATGGCAACATGTGACTGTGTGTTTCCGTGCAGGTGTCCGTTTTCAGACCGCCACTCACTTGCTTCAGATGTCTCGCAGGCGAGCCGGTACCGTACCAGAACAGAAccgcaacacacacacgtgcacgtaATAATGCACAGATTTGCCACGCATGCGTCTTAAGTGTGGCGCAATAAGCCAAGTGCGCATCTCGACAGCaaggtgcattatgggtagcggCGTGATGCACTGTGGGTAGGCTAAGCTAAGCTacggtcattgaaaatgaattgaatcCAATGGGATGAGCTCTAATTTGTAACATTTCAACCGCTagaaagttgctgttttttattgaatgtgTTTTAAACTTTTACTGACTTTGGGGCGTtgacttgcaagctttaaggtgtacagTTTTCCAAAGACTGTCACCACGCTAAATCTACGCCATTCAAATGACTACTAGTTTGGAAGCCTCGCTTTTTTTCCACGCATGTGCAAAtgtaatgcgcacttcgcttattatTGAGATGTGTAAGCCACACCCAGGTGATGACTTAATCGTGTCTTTCAGGGTCACATCAACCACATGATGCCTGCGGGAAGCGGGCCGTCGACAAATCCAGGCTACTGATTGGTCGAGTTGATGGCGAGCGACGCTAACAGGAAACGGAGGAAGCGCTTTCCTTCAACGCACTTCACTCGGACGAGCTGGAATTGGTCCCAGCTGACGGACACCGTCAAGCCCTTTTCACATGGgattctttccttttttttttaatatatatatatatatatattttttttttttttgaaattctgTTCAAATACATTGTGACCCTTTTGGAGAGCGCTTCCTCTTGcttgaagaagaaaacaatcagtgtacattttgtcaaaataaaaccattacAAATCTTTCAAAGGAAATCGAGTAGGACCTTTTATTGTCCAGATATGACTTTAATGTGctgcaatcaaaaaacaaaacaataagcgGTCTGTTAGCGTAGCATCCTGCTAGTTGGAATTGAGAAGATCGGggacacacacactcagtccGTCAGCTGACTTTTGAGTCGCTTGGCGGCGGGAGCGCCGCCTTGGTCCGTGTAGCCTGCTGAGGAGAACAAAATCTATTAATAGGCCCCACCCCTTCTGAGAAGCCCGCCATCACGTACGAGGGGAGGGAGCCTCCTGCTGACCAGGGGACGAATCGCAGCACTTTTTGGTGGAAATGACACCGTTCGCCGTCGTCCTGGTTTctgccacaacaaaaacaagtcaaCTTATAAGCGGCACCCCTGCGATGTAAGCTCCACCCACTTTAACCACCTACCCGCATGCAACAGAAGCGAGCGACACCGGCAGGACACGGAGCGCTTGGCGGCCTCGTCGGACAGACCAATCAACGAGCATCTGAGGACGCGTCAGGAAAATGCACTTGCGAGGAGGCAGAAGGGCAGTGGGCGGGGTCAAGGATACAGGTTGATGATGTCATAAGGTCCTCGCAGCTCCAGAGGCTAAACACCCAAATAaacatgtcattaaaaaaaaagacacaatggACGACAGAAGCGACGGGGGGGGGCGCACCTTGGCCGCCCCACTGGATACCAGCACGTTCTAAAAAACACAATGGCGGCCATCATGGTCATGTTTATCATgatgtcgtcatcatcatcatcatcatcatcctcacctTCCCTTTGCAGGCCTGCGCCAGGCTAATGGCGTTAGCAATGGTGTAGCGCCTCATGGTGGCGTCTCGGATGGCGGGAGCGTACGACACTTCGAAGGCCAAACCCCTCTCGGCagcctgcacgcacgcacacactcagtcCACTTGATTGGCTGCGAGTTTGAAAATACCAACAACACGTCACCATGTTGACTGGCGCTTTCTTGAAGAAGAAGGCAAGTTTTTCCGTCATCGGCACACTGATGACGTCCACGTCCATCTGCGTGCACGCCGCCTTCAGCAACAAACACAAATCTCAAAAAGggaggttttattttttgggggggatgtgtgtgtgtgtctacacTTCTCACGTGAAAAACTTTTTCTGTAGTTGGTTGGACCGCCAGCAGGTCAAAGTTGGCATACTCTGTAGAATTTGGcctctgcacacacacatgtaggCATTGTATCAAGTGTTTTTTGtgcaggggggggggacaaTTCGGACTACTTACAAAGTGACTCAGCTCTGACATCACCAGCGTCAGTCTGTTGAGAACTCGGATTGGTCGAGAACGaccctgccacacacacacacacacgcacgcacgcacacacacacagtaactcaaaacaaatgtagtagcagtgtgaacacacacacataaaacgaGAAGAGAATTGCTCACTACTTACCTGGACGATGGGCAGCTGACCGATGAGCTCATCGATCGGCTTGGGTGTGGGAATCGCCTGCAGGCAAACAAATACAATCACGTGACAGTTTGCAATTTTGCTTGCATCGATGAAGCCACGATCGACAGACTCGCCTGTTTCTTTTTGCTTGTGGGCTCAAACGTGTAGTTGACGGCTACTGTGGAGAAACCAACTGCACGAAAGCAACATTTTGTTgatctattaataatattacagtacagtatacatataaAGGATTGATTCATTGAAGACCGCGttccgtgcgtgcgtgcgtgcgtgcgtgcgtgcgtactgGCTGTTAGCTTCGTTAGCCTAGCTCGCTGTCGACAGTTGAACTAGACTTTATGTACGCGCGTTAGTCCAATTTAGTGTCGTGAGACTCACGATGAGCTGCCATGTCGATGAGTTGCTGCATGTTGCTTTTATCTGCCGAGAAAGTCAAGTTTAAATCCATGAAGACTGACATGATGATGATTAGGAAAGACGAGGGAAGTGTCACACGCGGATCGAAACACCGAAATGACTTATGGGAAATGAGGTTCTTATTCCTGTGCGGGACACACAGCAGGCTAATTCCAAATGCTTAAGACGCAGCTAAAGAAGAGGAAGAACTTCAAAGAATTTCGATATCGCAGACAAAGTTCATAGgtgtttatgtatttaatacGCATAAGCATTAAAGAAATATTACAACAATGTGGTCCACACTCCTAACCAGTAGGTGGCGAAAACGCGCTAtgggcaaaagaagaaaaataagaaggaaaaggaaaagaagaaggtcGTTATTAAGTCGTCAAAAAGTGAGTCTTTTAATGGTGAAAGCTGAAAAGACCGCATGGCGTGTAATTCATTTGAGTTGAGTACAAGCGCATTTCCTTTGTATTTGAGCGATTTGAAGCAAACTCCCTCAAATCTGCCCGCTGATCAACCTCGTGACATCACTTTTTGGCAACAAATAACAACTAGAATAAAACTGTGCTTTTCTGCTACAGAATTGGCTTGACTCACCTTGAAGGTTTGTCTTTTGCCCTTTTGACAAAGTCCTGATCAAAACGTCATCTTGGTCGTGCTGAATAATATATGGTTGAGCGACCAATTCCACCAAGCGGCGAGCGGCGGATGTGCGTGTGCCTATTTCGAACAAACGCGTGCGTGTACAAAACAAACTGGTCTTGTTGTTTCCCAGTTTGTGCAGAAGAAACTGGATGACTCTTCAGCCATGTTGAAGAAGTTTCTGTCTTCGCCTTCACGTCTCGTCGCGTCCCAGCGTATTTTGGGCTTCGTCTCCAGAATGAGGTCGCTTGACGCGTGATCCGCCGCTCCATTGGACCCGCGACGCCGCTTGATGTTCCGTCTGGTCCGGTCAGGTACATGAAGAGGCTGCGGCAGGACGACGAGGCGTGTGCGGCAGCGCTGGCGACGGGACATCTTCTCCTCTTCCACCGACTGGAACCTCTGCTGCTCAGGCGCGGCACCGGAAGCTTCAGCAGCCCCACGCTGCACTACACGGGTACGCGCCGCGCCGGTGGTCCGAATCGTGTGTTTGGATGAGAAGTCGTATGCAAGGAAATGAGCAGGACGGCTTGACGTTGCCGGAGTTTGCGCTCATTTTTGAGGTGTAAATTAAGGGGACTGCGGGGCTCGAACCTGGTCGTCTAAACCGCAGGCAAAGTTTTTACCTCTCGACCACTTATTCTGAGTCGCCGCGACTTTTGTATTCCAACTGACGCGTAAACGTTCTCCATCTTAATATGTCACATGGTCTTCGACTAGTCCAAAAATGTAAGGAAGCCCTTCTTCCCCCAACCTCCATCACTAAACGTGTTCTGCCCTACCCACTTGATCACCATTAATTGTGCGTCATTGTTTTTAGTTTAACTTTAGCAAGAAACCTAAGTGAGccagaaaacaggaaaaaaaataatactcatCGCAtggctgttaaaaaaataaataaataaaaagcaaacaaaaaacttaCTATATAGGCTGCATGGTATTTTTTTAAGACACCTAATGGCACATGGTCATCTTTTAAAAAACGCCTTACtttatacatggtcgttaaaaaaacaactccttAATATACATGGTGAAAAAGAAGGGAGGTTTACAAGCCCAGAAGGGCCATTTGGAATTTTCAGTTTCGGTTTCAATTCCGTTGTATATGATtggaaatgacttttttttttttttatgtatgaatTTCATCAATTTTAGTACACATATTGTTGGCAaccgtatatatgtgtatgtgcttgCACACCACACACTtgaaatttgacaaaataatgtcATCCTCTCAACAGTCCAACCTGTAATTTGTGCTCCGTGAAAGCAGACTGATGGTgtcttttgtttagttttttaatgaGGCATTTGAAAACATCTGCTCTGACTTGCTAGACAACATTTGAGCAGATTTTCTTCAATGAAATCAGTTGATGTTTGTGCACGGTCAATTTACGATCATGTCTTGTTTTGGTCTGAAAGTATTTTTGAATCCGATTGCATGAAAAAGTAATGACGAGTTGAGACAGATGCAGCTGATCGACATTGTGACCAATGATCAAaagttgagatttttttttattggccttCATCTGGAGACCACGCCCCCAGCTATGACATCATCGTTGACGGCGCTCAAGCTTTATTTCatctcaaatgtaaaaaaagaaaagaaaagaaaaaagcacatGGCATGCCAAAGGCGGGTCTTGCCCTCTTCTAGAAGCATTTGCGGTGGACGATGGACGGGCCGGCTTCGTCGTACTCCTGCTTGCTGATCCACATCTGCTGGAAGGTGGACAGCGACGCCAGGATGGAGCCGCCGATCCACACCGAGTACTTGCGCTCCGGGGGGGCGATGATCTAAATGGGCGGGACACACCTTTTGTTACCTTTGCAAGCGCTTCAAAAGTTGCCGGCTCAACAACAACCTTCCCTACTATTCACAACACACCTGACTCACACCTGGGAATTTGAGACTTGGGAATTGTCATTGCTGCGCTGCTAATGTGAAACATATGCGCTTTGTGTGAAATCTGTTGGCCCTCTGGGGGCCCCTGCTGGCCAGATGGCAAGCTACACCTCTCTGGTTGCGCTGCAGCAGCAACAAAGCCAGCGAGCTCCAAAACAATTTGCTAAGTTGGGCTTCAGCAGTTTCGCT
This genomic interval carries:
- the LOC144038722 gene encoding uncharacterized protein LOC144038722 isoform X3 translates to MQREQLVKRCWEPELDIWSCRPKKRVRLEAGLTDGGGPMETLPALLRTHREDEKRGGQTERGEQVSVFRPPLTCFRCLAGEPGHINHMMPAGSGPSTNPGY
- the LOC144038722 gene encoding uncharacterized protein LOC144038722 isoform X1, with product MQREQLVKRCWEPELDIWSCRPKKRVRLEAGLTDGGGPMETLPALLRTHREDEKRGGQTERGEQVSVFRPPLTCFRCLAGEPVPYQNRTATHTRARSHQPHDACGKRAVDKSRLLIGRVDGERR
- the LOC144038722 gene encoding uncharacterized protein LOC144038722 isoform X5, which translates into the protein MLGAGIGYLELQTEEAGPFGGGTYGRWRSNGNTSRFASNSSGGREEGRANGKRGAGVRFQTATHLLQMSRRRAGTVPEQNRNTHTCTVTSTT
- the LOC144038722 gene encoding uncharacterized protein LOC144038722 isoform X2; amino-acid sequence: MLGAGIGYLELQTEEAGPFGGGTYGRWRSNGNTSRFASNSSGGREEGRANGKRGAGVRFQTATHLLQMSRRRAGSHQPHDACGKRAVDKSRLLIGRVDGERR
- the LOC144038722 gene encoding uncharacterized protein LOC144038722 isoform X4; the encoded protein is MLGAGIGYLELQTEAGPFGGGTYGRWRSNGNTSRFASNSSGGREEGRANGKRGAGVRFQTATHLLQMSRRRAGSHQPHDACGKRAVDKSRLLIGRVDGERR
- the rpp30 gene encoding ribonuclease P protein subunit p30 isoform X1; this encodes MSVFMDLNLTFSADKSNMQQLIDMAAHLGFSTVAVNYTFEPTSKKKQAIPTPKPIDELIGQLPIVQGRSRPIRVLNRLTLVMSELSHFRPNSTEYANFDLLAVQPTTEKVFHAACTQMDVDVISVPMTEKLAFFFKKAPVNMAAERGLAFEVSYAPAIRDATMRRYTIANAISLAQACKGKNVLVSSGAAKPLELRGPYDIINLCSLIGLSDEAAKRSVSCRCRSLLLHAETRTTANGVISTKKCCDSSPGQQEAPSPPGYTDQGGAPAAKRLKSQLTD
- the rpp30 gene encoding ribonuclease P protein subunit p30 isoform X3; its protein translation is MSVFMDLNLTFSADKSNMQQLIDMAAHLGFSTVAVNYTFEPTSKKKQAIPTPKPIDELIGQLPIVQGRSRPIRVLNRLTLVMSELSHFRPNSTEYANFDLLAVQPTTEKVFHAACTQMDVDVISVPMTEKLAFFFKKAPVNMAAERGLAFEVSYAPAIRDATMRRYTIANAISLAQACKGKPLELRGPYDIINLCSLIGLSDEAAKRSVSCRCRSLLLHAETRTTANGVISTKKCCDSSPGQQEAPSPPGYTDQGGAPAAKRLKSQLTD
- the rpp30 gene encoding ribonuclease P protein subunit p30 isoform X2, with product MSVFMDLNLTFSADKSNMQQLIDMAAHLGFSTVAVNYTFEPTSKKKQAIPTPKPIDELIGQLPIVQGRSRPIRVLNRLTLVMSELSHFRPNSTEYANFDLLAVQPTTEKVFHAACTQMDVDVISVPMTEKLAFFFKKAPVNMAAERGLAFEVSYAPAIRDATMRRYTIANAISLAQACKGKNVLVSSGAAKPLELRGPYDIINLCSLIGLSDEAAKRSVSCRCRSLLLHAETRTTANGVISTKKCCDSSPGQQEAPSPRYTDQGGAPAAKRLKSQLTD
- the LOC144038723 gene encoding uncharacterized protein LOC144038723 produces the protein MGKRRKIRRKRKRRRSLLSRQKFVQKKLDDSSAMLKKFLSSPSRLVASQRILGFVSRMRYMKRLRQDDEACAAALATGHLLLFHRLEPLLLRRGTGSFSSPTLHYTGTRRAGGPNRVFG